One window from the genome of Medicago truncatula mitochondrion, complete genome encodes:
- the rps3 gene encoding ribosomal protein S3, which produces MARKGNPISVRLDLNRSSDSSRFSDYYYGKLVYQDVNLRSYFGSIRPPARLTFGFRLGRCILIHFPKRTFIHFFLPRRPRRLKRRDKSRPGKEKGRWWAFGKVGPIGCLHSSNKKDEERNEVRGRRAGKRVESIRLDDREKQNEIRIWPKKKQRYGYHDRSPSIKKNLSKSLRVSGAHPKYAGAVNDIAFLIENYDSFRKTKFFKLFFPRSDGPTSHLFKRTLPAVRPSLNYSVMQYFFCRKNQMHFDPVVVLNHFVAPGVAEPSTMGGANAQGRSLDKRIRSRIAFFVESSTSEKKCLAEAKKRLTHFIRLANDLRFAGTTKTTISLFPFFGATFFFPRDRVGIYKNLFFEDAREPLLGQLRIKCWNLMGKDKVMELIDKLIDLGRIGEWIKGIEMMIEIILRNRKIPYGYNSYLNEVKKMRSLLSNRTNTNTLIESVKIKSVYQSASPIAQDISFQLRKKTRSFRSIFSRIVKDIPLVMKKGVEGIRICCSGRSEGAEIARTECGKYGKTSRNVFNQKIDYASAEVSTRYGISGVKVWISYK; this is translated from the exons ATGGCACGAAAAGGAAATCCGATTTCGGTAAGACTCGATCTGAATCGTAGTTCAGATTCAAGTCGGTTCAGTGA TTATTATTATGGTAAATTAGTTTATCAAGATGTCAATCTGAGATCTTATTTCGGTTCGATACGTCCACCTGCGAGACTAACCTTTGGCTTTCGTCTCGGTAGGTGTATTCTTATACATTTTCCCAAAAGAACATTCATTCATTTCTTTCTTCCCCGTCGACCACGACGACTGAAACGACGCGATAAATCCAGACCCGGAAAGGAGAAGGGCCGGTGGTGGGCATTTGGGAAAGTAGGGCCGATCGGGTGTCTTCATTCCAGCAACAAGAAAGACGAAGAACGAAACGAAGTGAGAGGCCGGAGGGCAGGGAAAAGAGTCGAGTCGATCAGGCTCGACGACCGGGAGAAGCAAAACGAAATTAGGATTTGGCCGAAAAAGAAGCAACGCTATGGATACCATGACCGATCACCATCGATAAAGAAGAATCTTTCTAAATCACTTCGGGTCAGCGGGGCGCATCCGAAATACGCCGGGGCTGTAAATGACATAGCGTTCCTGATAGAAAATTACGACTCCTTCAGAAAAACGAAGTTTTTTAAGTTATTTTTCCCCCGCTCCGACGGCCCGACGAGTCATCTATTTAAAAGGACCCTCCCTGCAGTGCGCCCCTCCTTGAATTATTCGGTCATGCAATACTTTTTTTGTAGAAAGAACCAAATGCATTTCGACCCCGTCGTAGTTCTCAATCATTTCGTGGCACCGGGCGTGGCTGAACCATCTACGATGGGGGGAGCGAATGCGCAGGGAAGAAGCTTAGATAAGAGAATACGTTCTCGCATCGCTTTTTTTGTAGAAAGCTCGACCAGCGAGAAAAAGTGTTTGGCCGAAGCCAAAAAGAGGTTGACCCACTTCATTCGCTTGGCGAATGATCTTCGCTTCGCGGGAACAACAAAAACCACCATCTCGCTCTTTCCTTTCTTCGGTGCTACCTTTTTCTTTCCAAGGGATAGAGTTGGGATTTATAAGAACCTTTTTTTTGAGGATGCCCGGGAACCACTCCTAGGTCAATTAAGGATCAAATGTTGGAACCTCATGGGTAAGGATAAGGTAATGGAATTGATAGATAAATTAATAGACCTAGGTAGGATAGGAGAGTGGATAAAGGGAATAGAGATGATGATAGAGATCATACTGAGAAACAGAAAAATTCCGTACGGGTACAACTCTTATTTGAACGAAGTGAAAAAAATGCGATCTTTGTTGTCTAATAGAACAAACACTAATACCTTAATTGAGTCGGTCAAGATCAAATCTGTTTATCAAAGTGCTTCTCCGATTGCTCAAGACATCTCTTTTCAACTGAGAAAGAAAACAAGGTCATTTCGTTCCATTTTTAGTAGAATAGTGAAGGATATTCCATTAGTAATGAAAAAAGGGGTTGAGGGGATCCGTATATGTTGTTCAGGTCGATCAGAAGGCGCAGAAATAGCTAGAACTGAATGCGGAAAGTATGGAAAAACATCTCGTAATGTATTTAACCAGAAAATAGATTATGCTTCTGCGGAAGTATCTACTCGTTACGGAATCTCAGGTGTCAAAGTGTGGATTTCATATAAGTAA
- the rpl16 gene encoding ribosomal protein L16 — translation MLLRKYLLVTESQVSKCGFHISKKKKGRSYIPKRTKFSKYRKGRCSRGCKPDGTKLGFGRYGTQSCRAGRLSYRAIEAARRAIIGHFHRAMSGQFRKNGKIWVRVFADIPITGKPTEVRMGRGKGNPTGWIARVSAGQVLFEMDGVSLSNARQAATLAAHKPCSSTKFLQWS, via the coding sequence ATGCTTCTGCGGAAGTATCTACTCGTTACGGAATCTCAGGTGTCAAAGTGTGGATTTCATATAAGTAAAAAAAAAAAGGGACGTAGCTATATACCGAAACGTACGAAATTTAGTAAATATCGTAAAGGCAGATGTAGTAGGGGTTGCAAACCAGACGGAACAAAACTTGGTTTTGGAAGATATGGCACTCAAAGTTGTAGAGCTGGTCGTCTTTCATATCGAGCCATTGAAGCAGCGCGTCGGGCTATAATCGGGCACTTCCATCGTGCTATGAGCGGACAATTCCGAAAAAATGGTAAGATATGGGTAAGAGTTTTCGCAGATATCCCTATTACCGGGAAACCTACAGAAGTAAGAATGGGAAGAGGAAAAGGAAATCCTACGGGTTGGATTGCTCGTGTGTCCGCGGGACAAGTCCTATTTGAGATGGATGGTGTGAGTTTGTCAAATGCTCGACAAGCCGCTACATTAGCGGCGCATAAACCATGTTCGTCAACCAAGTTTCTTCAGTGGTCGTAA
- the rpl5 gene encoding ribosomal protein L5 encodes MFPLNFHYEDVSRQDPLLKLNHANVMEVPGLCEIRLVPKAPYDLIIKNGKLAMEIPRGQKLIQTQRGSTGKSFRSNPFLGSKKDKGYVSDLARQSTLRGHGMSNFSVRISTVMSLLDSPVEIRENSIQFSMETEFCEFSPELEDHFEIFEHIRGFNVTIVTSANTQYETLPPWSGFLQKDEGETQ; translated from the coding sequence ATGTTTCCACTCAATTTTCATTACGAAGATGTATCACGTCAGGATCCGTTGCTCAAACTGAATCACGCCAACGTTATGGAAGTTCCTGGATTGTGTGAAATAAGATTAGTACCTAAGGCACCCTATGATTTAATAATTAAAAATGGAAAATTGGCTATGGAGATTCCGCGCGGTCAGAAATTAATACAGACACAAAGGGGTTCGACAGGAAAGTCGTTTCGATCCAATCCATTCTTGGGGTCAAAAAAAGACAAAGGATATGTCAGTGACCTAGCACGACAAAGCACTCTCCGAGGGCATGGAATGTCTAATTTTTCGGTCAGAATATCGACAGTAATGTCTCTGTTAGATTCTCCGGTCGAAATACGGGAAAACTCCATTCAATTCTCGATGGAAACGGAGTTTTGCGAATTCTCCCCGGAACTGGAAGATCATTTCGAGATCTTCGAACATATTCGAGGGTTCAATGTGACTATTGTAACTTCGGCCAACACACAATATGAGACTTTACCACCGTGGAGCGGCTTTTTGCAAAAAGATGAGGGAGAAACTCAGTAA
- the rps14 gene encoding ribosomal protein S14 has product MSEKRNIRDHKRRLLAAKYELRRKLYKAFCKDSDLPSDMRDKLRYKLSRLPRNSSFARVRNRCISTGRPRSVYEFFRISRIVFRGLASRGPLMGIKKSSW; this is encoded by the coding sequence ATGTCGGAGAAGCGAAATATACGAGATCACAAACGCAGATTGCTCGCGGCTAAATATGAATTGAGACGAAAGCTTTATAAAGCCTTTTGTAAAGATTCCGATCTTCCTAGTGATATGCGGGACAAACTTCGTTATAAGTTGTCGAGATTGCCGAGAAATAGTTCCTTTGCACGAGTAAGAAACCGATGTATTTCCACGGGTCGCCCTCGTTCCGTATATGAGTTCTTTCGAATTTCTCGTATCGTTTTTCGTGGATTAGCATCTCGAGGTCCTTTGATGGGCATAAAGAAATCGTCTTGGTAG
- the cob gene encoding apocytochrome b, with protein sequence MTIRNQRLSLLKQPISSTLNQHLIDYPTPSNLSYWWGFGSLAGICLVIQIVTGVFLAMHYTPHVDLAFNSVEHVMRDVEGGWLLRYMHANGASMFLIVVHLHIFRGLYHASYSSPREFVRCLGVVIFLLMIVTAFTGYVPPWGQMSFWGATVITSLASAIPVVGDTIVTWLWGGFSVDNATLNRFFSLHHLLPFILVGASLLHLAALHQYGSNNPLGVHSEMDQISFYPYFYVKDLVGWVAFAIFFSIWIFYAPNVLGHPDNYIPANPMPTPPHIVPEWYFLPIHAILRSIPDKSGGVAAIAPVFICLLALPFFKSMYVRSSSFRPIHQGIFWLLLADRLLLGWIGCQPVEAPFVTIGQIPPLVFFLFFAITPIPGRVGRGIPNSYTDETDQ encoded by the coding sequence ATGACTATAAGGAACCAACGATTATCTCTTCTAAAACAACCTATATCCTCCACACTTAATCAACATTTGATAGATTATCCAACCCCGAGCAATCTTAGTTATTGGTGGGGCTTCGGTTCGTTAGCTGGTATTTGTTTAGTAATTCAGATAGTGACTGGCGTTTTTTTAGCTATGCATTACACACCTCATGTGGATCTAGCTTTCAACAGCGTAGAACACGTTATGAGAGATGTTGAAGGGGGCTGGTTGCTCCGTTATATGCATGCTAATGGGGCAAGTATGTTTCTCATTGTGGTTCACCTTCATATTTTTCGTGGTCTATATCATGCGAGTTATAGCAGTCCTAGGGAATTTGTTCGGTGTCTCGGAGTTGTAATCTTCCTATTAATGATTGTGACAGCTTTTACAGGATACGTACCACCTTGGGGTCAGATGAGCTTTTGGGGAGCTACAGTAATTACAAGCTTAGCTAGCGCCATACCTGTAGTAGGAGATACCATAGTTACTTGGCTTTGGGGTGGTTTCTCCGTGGACAATGCCACCTTAAATCGTTTTTTTAGTCTTCATCATTTACTCCCCTTTATTTTAGTAGGCGCCAGTCTTCTTCATCTGGCCGCATTGCATCAATATGGATCAAATAATCCATTGGGTGTACATTCAGAGATGGATCAAATTTCTTTTTACCCTTATTTTTATGTAAAGGATCTAGTAGGTTGGGTAGCTTTTGCTATCTTTTTTTCCATTTGGATTTTTTATGCTCCTAATGTTTTGGGGCATCCCGACAATTATATACCTGCTAATCCGATGCCCACCCCGCCTCATATTGTGCCGGAATGGTATTTCCTACCGATCCATGCCATTCTTCGTAGTATACCTGACAAATCGGGAGGTGTAGCCGCAATAGCACCTGTTTTTATATGTCTGTTGGCTTTACCTTTTTTTAAAAGTATGTACGTGCGTAGTTCAAGTTTTCGCCCTATTCACCAAGGAATATTTTGGTTGCTTTTGGCGGATCGCTTACTACTAGGTTGGATCGGATGTCAACCTGTGGAGGCACCATTTGTTACTATTGGACAAATTCCTCCTTTGGTGTTCTTCTTGTTCTTTGCCATAACGCCCATTCCGGGACGAGTTGGAAGAGGAATTCCAAATTCTTACACGGATGAGACTGATCAGTGA
- the matR gene encoding maturase K yields MKEAIRMVLESIYDPEFPDTSHFRSGRGRYSALRRIKEEWGTSRWFLEFDIRKCFHTIDRHRLIPIFKEEIDDPKFFYSIHKVFSAGRLVGGEKGPYSVPHSVLLSALPGNIYLHKLDQEIGRIRQKYEIPRIRSVLLRTGRIDDQENSGEEASLNAPQDNRAIIVGRVKSIQRKAAFHSLVSSWHTPPTSTPRRRGDQKTPFVFPPSSALAAFLNKPSSLLCAAFFIEAAGAGLTPKTEFCGRECCFNKNLAMRDLIKYCKRKGLLIELGGEARLVIRSERGLARKQAPLKIKTHYFIRICYVRYADDLLLGIVGAVELLIEIQKRIAHFLQSGLNLWVGSAGSTTIAARSTVEFPGTVIREVPPRTTPIQFLRELEKRLRVKHRIHITVCHLRSAIHSKFRNLGNSIPIKQLTKGMSERGSLLDGVGVPLAETLRTAGVRSPQVSVLWGTVQHIWQGSRGISLLHSSGRSNAPSDVQEAVARSGMSVRKLSLYTPAGRKAAGEGGGHRAGSISSEFPIQIEAPIKKILLRLRDRGIISRRRPWPIHVACLTNVSDGDIVNWSAGIAISPLSYYRCCDNLYQVRTIVDHQIRWSAIFTLAHKHKSSARNIIPKYSKDSNIVNQEGGKTLAEFPNSIELGKLGPGQDPNNKEHSTTSLVVFFY; encoded by the coding sequence ATGAAAGAGGCGATCAGAATGGTACTCGAATCCATCTATGATCCCGAGTTTCCAGACACATCGCACTTCCGCTCGGGTCGAGGCCGCTACTCGGCCCTAAGACGGATCAAAGAAGAGTGGGGAACCTCTCGCTGGTTTTTGGAATTCGACATCAGGAAGTGTTTTCACACCATCGACCGACATCGACTCATCCCAATCTTTAAGGAAGAGATCGACGATCCCAAGTTCTTTTACTCCATTCATAAAGTCTTTTCCGCCGGACGACTCGTAGGAGGTGAGAAGGGCCCTTACTCCGTCCCACACAGTGTACTACTATCGGCCCTACCAGGCAACATCTACCTACACAAGCTCGATCAGGAGATAGGAAGGATCCGACAAAAGTACGAAATTCCGAGAATAAGATCGGTTCTATTAAGGACAGGTCGTATTGATGACCAAGAAAACTCTGGAGAAGAAGCAAGCTTAAATGCTCCCCAAGACAACAGAGCCATCATTGTGGGCAGGGTCAAGAGCATTCAACGCAAAGCGGCCTTTCATTCCCTTGTTTCGTCGTGGCACACCCCCCCCACAAGCACCCCCCGGCGAAGGGGGGACCAGAAAACGCCTTTCGTTTTCCCCCCTTCGTCGGCCCTTGCCGCCTTCCTTAACAAGCCCTCGAGCCTCCTTTGCGCCGCCTTCTTCATAGAAGCCGCCGGGGCCGGGTTGACCCCGAAGACCGAATTCTGTGGTAGAGAATGCTGCTTTAATAAGAATTTGGCCATGAGAGACCTTATTAAGTATTGCAAAAGAAAGGGCCTGCTGATAGAGCTGGGCGGGGAGGCGAGACTGGTTATCAGGTCAGAGAGAGGCCTGGCCCGTAAACAGGCCCCCTTAAAAATAAAAACCCATTATTTCATAAGGATTTGTTACGTGCGATATGCCGACGACTTACTACTGGGAATCGTGGGTGCCGTAGAGCTTCTCATAGAAATACAAAAACGTATCGCCCACTTCCTACAATCCGGCCTGAACCTTTGGGTAGGCTCTGCAGGATCAACAACAATAGCTGCACGGAGTACGGTAGAATTCCCCGGTACGGTCATTCGGGAAGTCCCTCCGAGGACGACTCCCATACAATTCTTGCGAGAGCTGGAGAAGCGTCTACGGGTAAAGCACCGTATCCATATAACTGTTTGCCACCTACGATCCGCCATCCATTCCAAGTTTAGGAACCTAGGGAATAGTATCCCGATCAAACAGCTGACGAAGGGTATGAGCGAAAGAGGGAGTCTACTGGACGGGGTTGGGGTTCCACTAGCGGAGACTCTTAGAACAGCTGGAGTCAGAAGTCCCCAAGTAAGCGTATTATGGGGGACCGTCCAGCACATCTGGCAAGGATCGAGGGGGATCTCGTTGTTGCATAGCTCAGGTCGGAGCAACGCACCATCGGACGTTCAAGAGGCAGTCGCACGATCGGGCATGAGTGTCCGGAAGTTGTCATTGTATACTCCCGCGGGTCGGAAGGCGGCGGGGGAAGGAGGAGGACACAGGGCGGGATCTATCAGCAGCGAATTCCCCATACAGATAGAGGCGCCTATAAAAAAGATACTCCTTCGGCTTCGGGATCGAGGTATCATTAGCCGAAGAAGACCCTGGCCAATCCACGTGGCCTGCTTGACGAACGTCAGCGACGGAGACATCGTAAATTGGTCTGCGGGCATCGCGATAAGTCCTCTGTCCTACTACAGGTGCTGCGACAACCTTTACCAAGTCCGAACGATTGTCGACCACCAGATCCGCTGGTCTGCAATATTCACCCTAGCCCACAAGCACAAATCCTCGGCGCGGAATATAATCCCCAAGTACTCCAAAGACTCAAATATAGTAAATCAAGAAGGTGGTAAGACCCTTGCAGAGTTCCCCAACAGCATAGAGCTTGGGAAGCTCGGACCCGGTCAAGATCCGAACAACAAGGAGCACTCCACTACTAGTCTAGTCGTTTTTTTCTATTAG